A section of the Arcobacter roscoffensis genome encodes:
- a CDS encoding class I adenylate-forming enzyme family protein, translating to MNEMTNLYDIVKLQASKYSNKEAVYYGDSIISYKELKKHIDNFSIFLNENDILTGDIIGSECKDEYAELIVMFALSKIGATLISLKSLTQTQRDELIDTLKIKSILTDDNKKENIYTVVSQENFILECSEEYDNYCKNPKSPWIYIVGSGTTGKSKIIPVSHFQQLQRAKASLDWLNNSKDDVAHSLVNISYYSSKVLYIQALLSASSCVLTKYPLDVFLLYKEFKISVMYMTVFHIEQLLNIINQEKFEGLVFPYIRALVIDGSKVSMSLRERIYKSITKNIYVRYGINEVGTVSLCKAEEVFEHEDTVGFPIKEVDLKVVDKEGNDLDPNKIGEIKIRSNMLVDGYINDSESTNKAFKDEWFFPGDLGMLTEGSHLIILGRSDNMMILNGINIYPSQIEKVMLKHDEVVDAFAFSLNHQIHQDVPVCAIVNKVDSNITDKDLMNYAIENLGSYRPQAIVIFNKFPINEHGKIVKSIVKEKAIETIF from the coding sequence ATGAATGAAATGACAAACTTATATGATATAGTAAAACTACAAGCTTCAAAATATTCCAACAAGGAAGCGGTTTATTATGGAGATAGCATAATTAGCTATAAGGAATTAAAAAAACATATAGATAACTTTTCTATATTTTTAAATGAGAACGATATTTTAACAGGAGATATTATTGGTTCTGAATGTAAAGACGAATATGCAGAATTAATAGTTATGTTTGCTCTTTCAAAGATAGGAGCAACTCTAATATCATTAAAAAGTCTTACTCAAACTCAACGTGATGAATTAATAGATACCTTGAAAATAAAAAGTATTTTAACTGATGATAATAAAAAGGAAAATATATATACTGTAGTCTCACAAGAAAATTTTATATTAGAATGTAGTGAAGAATATGATAATTATTGTAAAAATCCAAAAAGCCCTTGGATTTATATTGTAGGTTCAGGAACAACAGGTAAAAGTAAAATAATTCCAGTAAGTCATTTTCAACAACTTCAAAGGGCAAAAGCTTCATTAGATTGGTTAAATAATTCAAAAGATGATGTAGCTCATTCTTTGGTTAATATAAGTTATTATTCATCAAAAGTTTTATATATACAAGCATTGTTATCAGCTTCTAGTTGCGTATTAACTAAGTATCCTTTAGATGTGTTTTTATTATATAAAGAGTTTAAAATCTCTGTTATGTATATGACAGTATTTCATATTGAACAGTTGCTAAATATAATAAATCAAGAAAAGTTTGAGGGTCTAGTTTTTCCTTATATAAGAGCACTTGTAATAGATGGCTCAAAAGTATCTATGTCTTTAAGAGAAAGAATATATAAAAGTATAACAAAAAATATATATGTAAGATATGGAATTAATGAAGTTGGAACAGTTAGTTTATGTAAAGCTGAAGAAGTTTTTGAACATGAAGATACAGTTGGTTTTCCTATTAAAGAGGTAGATTTAAAAGTTGTTGATAAAGAAGGGAATGATTTAGATCCTAATAAAATAGGTGAAATAAAAATTAGAAGTAATATGTTAGTAGATGGATATATAAATGACTCAGAATCTACAAATAAAGCTTTTAAAGATGAATGGTTCTTCCCAGGAGATTTAGGAATGCTTACTGAAGGTAGTCACTTAATAATTCTAGGTAGAAGTGATAATATGATGATATTAAATGGTATCAATATATATCCATCACAAATTGAGAAAGTAATGTTAAAACATGATGAGGTAGTTGATGCCTTTGCTTTTTCACTAAATCATCAAATACATCAGGATGTTCCTGTTTGTGCTATTGTTAACAAAGTTGACTCAAATATTACAGATAAAGATTTGATGAATTATGCAATTGAAAACCTTGGTTCATATAGACCCCAAGCTATAGTAATCTTTAATAAATTTCCTATAAACGAACATGGAAAAATAGTCAAAAGTATTGTTAAAGAAAAGGCAATAGAGACAATCTTTTAA
- a CDS encoding ShlB/FhaC/HecB family hemolysin secretion/activation protein, translating into MKNTSLKIASVSLLASSILLGANVPNISDIEKDTKVPNIKKEKIEIPQFETKTYKAPMADSGKKVLINGFSFSGNENIKSEELQDLTKDYANKNLTFTQISELTAKITRYYRSKGYFVARAYVPVQDLKASKNVLEIAIIEGNYGEFLLNNNSLVKDEVVQAMLDDAKNRGDIISTDTLERVMLIINDTPGVVVTQADVMPGKKVATSDFDMQTQASKAFDGYIVVDNTGGKNTGKNRFIVGLNANSPFKIGDKLSFTGLTTNGFDLKNGRLAYSMPLMPNGLRGEVSYSHTTYSLVKLSGVADDVYTGDSKTTNLNLTYPIKRTRLENLYASMDVSHKDLNDEFSGTKINPRSIKSINLGLAYDKNYLAYGLNSVSEVGFNFTYGNLSFDEASDKSTNKAGVDTEGNYSKVNLNLSNVLELTPKVTLDTRLNMQYALSDKNLDGTEDLSLGGTDGVKLYPSGEFSAENGYVFNAELKYTLPTTNGISSRVGIFYDYANAFISNDDNNSISVSRESLQDVGLGYYLNYKDYFAKLQVAWKANSKDVTTEKERNSRIIFQAGWSF; encoded by the coding sequence ATGAAAAACACAAGTTTAAAAATAGCATCAGTATCACTTTTAGCATCAAGTATTTTACTTGGTGCTAATGTACCAAATATTTCAGATATAGAAAAAGATACAAAAGTTCCAAATATAAAAAAAGAGAAAATTGAAATTCCTCAGTTTGAAACTAAGACATATAAAGCACCTATGGCTGATAGTGGGAAGAAAGTACTTATAAATGGTTTTAGTTTTAGTGGTAATGAGAATATTAAAAGTGAAGAGTTACAAGACTTAACGAAAGATTATGCTAATAAAAATTTGACTTTCACACAAATTAGTGAACTTACAGCTAAAATTACAAGATATTATAGATCAAAAGGTTATTTTGTTGCAAGAGCTTATGTACCTGTACAAGATTTAAAAGCAAGTAAAAATGTACTTGAAATTGCTATTATTGAAGGTAATTATGGAGAGTTTTTATTAAATAATAACTCATTAGTAAAAGATGAAGTTGTTCAAGCAATGCTTGATGATGCAAAAAATAGGGGTGATATTATATCAACAGATACTCTTGAAAGAGTTATGCTGATTATAAATGACACTCCAGGTGTAGTAGTAACACAAGCAGATGTTATGCCTGGTAAGAAAGTAGCAACTTCTGATTTTGATATGCAAACACAAGCTAGCAAGGCATTTGATGGTTATATTGTAGTTGATAACACAGGTGGTAAAAATACCGGTAAAAACAGATTTATTGTAGGTTTAAATGCAAACTCTCCTTTTAAAATAGGAGATAAATTGTCTTTTACTGGATTAACTACAAATGGGTTTGATTTAAAAAATGGAAGATTAGCTTATAGCATGCCCTTAATGCCAAATGGTTTAAGAGGTGAAGTTTCTTATTCTCATACGACTTATTCTTTAGTTAAACTATCTGGTGTAGCAGATGATGTATATACAGGAGATTCTAAAACTACTAATTTAAACTTAACTTATCCAATTAAAAGAACAAGATTAGAAAATTTATATGCATCAATGGATGTTTCACATAAAGATTTAAATGATGAATTTTCAGGTACTAAAATCAATCCAAGAAGTATAAAATCAATTAATTTAGGACTGGCTTATGATAAAAACTATTTAGCCTATGGGCTAAATAGTGTTTCAGAAGTAGGTTTTAACTTTACATATGGAAATTTAAGTTTTGATGAGGCTTCTGATAAGAGCACAAACAAGGCTGGAGTTGATACAGAAGGTAATTATTCAAAAGTTAATTTAAATTTATCAAATGTTTTAGAATTAACTCCCAAAGTTACTCTAGATACTAGATTAAATATGCAATATGCTTTATCAGATAAAAACTTAGATGGTACAGAAGATTTGTCTTTAGGTGGAACTGATGGGGTTAAGTTATATCCATCTGGAGAATTTAGTGCTGAAAATGGTTATGTTTTTAATGCTGAATTAAAATACACACTTCCTACTACAAATGGTATTTCAAGTAGAGTTGGTATCTTCTATGACTATGCAAATGCATTTATATCAAATGATGATAATAATTCTATTTCTGTATCAAGGGAGTCATTACAAGATGTTGGTTTAGGATATTATTTAAATTATAAAGACTACTTTGCAAAATTACAAGTTGCATGGAAAGCAAATAGTAAAGATGTAACAACTGAAAAAGAAAGAAATAGTAGAATTATATTTCAAGCAGGATGGAGCTTTTAG
- a CDS encoding 3-ketoacyl-ACP reductase, whose amino-acid sequence MNKKTSKNNNPVAFITGSSKGIGLEIAKKLAKKNFNIILNGRTDSKYLKKARQDILSESNVDVLCLPFDISDVSLHQVMVKKIIDKFGRIDCLINNAGISVDKRGDILNVTTKSFDKLISSNLKSHFFLTQNIVEHMIKSDSKNFKSIINISSSNAQAASINRAEYCISKSAIEMMGKLFAVRLAKENINVYNILPGLIKTDMTKPVKKKYNKLLKKGFSPINRWGKPKDIAKVVSFIARGKMSFVTGESIHIDGGLLIPRY is encoded by the coding sequence ATGAATAAGAAAACATCAAAAAATAACAATCCCGTGGCTTTCATAACTGGTTCTAGTAAAGGTATCGGTCTAGAGATTGCAAAAAAGCTTGCAAAAAAAAACTTTAATATTATACTTAATGGAAGAACAGATTCTAAATATTTAAAAAAAGCAAGACAAGACATATTATCAGAATCAAATGTTGATGTACTTTGTTTACCTTTTGATATTTCAGATGTTTCACTGCATCAAGTAATGGTAAAAAAGATAATAGACAAATTTGGAAGAATTGATTGTCTTATTAATAATGCAGGTATTTCAGTTGACAAAAGAGGTGATATACTAAATGTCACTACAAAATCCTTTGATAAATTAATTTCATCAAACCTAAAATCACATTTTTTCTTAACTCAAAATATTGTAGAACATATGATAAAAAGTGATTCAAAAAACTTTAAAAGTATTATAAATATTTCATCTTCAAATGCTCAAGCAGCATCAATAAATAGAGCAGAATATTGCATATCAAAGTCAGCAATTGAAATGATGGGTAAGTTATTTGCAGTTCGTTTAGCTAAAGAAAATATAAATGTTTATAATATACTTCCAGGGCTTATAAAAACGGATATGACAAAACCTGTAAAAAAGAAGTATAACAAGCTTCTAAAAAAAGGTTTCTCTCCAATTAATAGATGGGGAAAACCAAAAGATATTGCAAAAGTTGTATCTTTTATAGCAAGAGGTAAAATGTCATTTGTAACAGGTGAATCAATTCATATAGATGGGGGATTACTAATCCCTAGGTATTAG
- a CDS encoding GNAT family N-acetyltransferase yields the protein MDFYIEKANTCQRKEFLNILRYWNMHHIPSVEMEDFDFECYYVAKVENKIVGLSGYKILNEKQGKTTLLVVLPEYLGSGIGKALQLKRLEVMYKKGIKSVITNSDRKETIVWYKKHFEYKEIGKIKKLISFGENDVDYWTTLEMNLDEYMKAKDKKEKFKEEYKKENESYPITPYQPLIINVALTGIVPNKSLNKYVPVSIEEIVNDAILVHDLGASIVHIHARDKDGVMTNDARYYEEIISRIKKERPELICCATTSGRNGQSIEERSEVLDIIGLGKPDMASLTLGSLNFISGASINDIDTVTELAFKMKEKNIKPELEIFDAGMINLAKYLERYEIIDGVKYFNILLGNLNTASGTIKDLAHIYTSLPKNSIWSAGGLGQFQLPINIASIVAGGNVRVGIEDNIYYDNEKKILASNKLLVQRLVNITEQLSREIAKPSNVKEKLGLKINE from the coding sequence TTGGATTTTTATATAGAAAAGGCAAATACTTGTCAAAGAAAAGAGTTCTTAAATATTTTAAGATATTGGAATATGCATCATATACCATCTGTTGAAATGGAAGATTTTGATTTTGAGTGTTATTATGTGGCTAAAGTAGAGAATAAAATAGTTGGCTTATCAGGTTATAAAATTTTAAATGAAAAGCAGGGAAAAACTACATTATTAGTGGTTCTACCTGAATATTTAGGTAGTGGAATTGGTAAAGCACTACAATTAAAAAGACTAGAAGTTATGTATAAAAAAGGCATAAAATCAGTTATTACAAATTCAGATAGAAAAGAAACTATAGTTTGGTATAAAAAGCATTTTGAATACAAAGAAATAGGAAAAATTAAAAAGCTTATTTCTTTTGGAGAAAACGATGTTGATTATTGGACCACTTTGGAAATGAATTTAGATGAATATATGAAAGCTAAAGATAAAAAGGAGAAATTTAAAGAAGAGTATAAAAAAGAAAATGAATCTTATCCTATAACGCCATATCAACCACTTATTATAAATGTAGCGTTAACAGGTATTGTACCTAATAAGTCTTTGAATAAGTATGTTCCAGTTTCTATTGAAGAAATAGTAAATGATGCTATATTAGTTCATGATTTGGGAGCTTCAATTGTTCATATTCATGCAAGAGATAAAGATGGAGTAATGACAAATGATGCTAGATATTATGAAGAAATTATTAGTAGGATAAAAAAAGAAAGACCTGAATTAATATGTTGTGCAACTACTTCAGGGCGAAATGGTCAATCAATTGAAGAAAGATCAGAGGTTCTTGATATAATAGGTTTAGGAAAGCCTGATATGGCAAGCCTAACATTAGGGTCATTAAATTTTATCTCTGGTGCAAGTATTAATGATATTGATACTGTTACTGAATTAGCATTTAAAATGAAAGAAAAAAATATTAAACCTGAATTGGAAATATTTGATGCAGGTATGATAAATCTTGCTAAATATTTAGAAAGATATGAAATAATAGACGGAGTAAAATATTTCAATATTTTACTCGGTAATTTAAACACAGCTTCTGGAACAATAAAAGACTTAGCCCATATTTATACATCATTACCTAAGAACTCAATTTGGTCTGCTGGAGGACTTGGACAATTTCAGTTACCAATTAATATTGCATCAATTGTTGCAGGAGGTAATGTAAGAGTAGGAATAGAAGATAATATCTATTATGATAATGAAAAAAAGATTTTAGCAAGTAATAAACTACTAGTTCAAAGATTAGTAAATATAACTGAACAATTAAGTAGAGAAATTGCAAAGCCAAGTAATGTTAAAGAGAAATTAGGATTAAAAATTAATGAATGA
- a CDS encoding class I adenylate-forming enzyme family protein: MIKNNIEDNLSKLFDKLFINCKESISNNIAIINDDRTITYSQLDDILNHVITNLNNLKLDSNDTIALRINNPLMLFVFYLSLLKMKISHIIVNPNVTYDLQEKELNIIKTSVIIQDFIDDRDLTKTVFINEHLGFSISENDFKVKKNIKSELDKNIAFIFYGSGTTNNPKKIPITWYSFAEQVKRDSSFIDFNKGEKYYTWTELYYNTPKRRLFSMLLEGLTIYIPSKKPEDIVSFCLKHNINHLALTTSQSKIMLSNILSSNKESFLNKFSTLKSLVVSSSIINENLRKNILKYITKNLYIGYGCNEIGEVTILKPNEINQYKHSVGKPLEGIELKVFDDNYNIIEHEEVGNIGIKSNHMINAYYQNEYATSISFKNGFYFPFDLGLKKDDSTLIFHSRKDDLIIFSGVNIYPKEIEEVLEKHPSVLEVSVFSLKSEDEEEYPFAAVVLKTHSTEEDLINWAKKYLGWKVPMKIFFFDKLPKNTSGKILKREIIKTIFS; this comes from the coding sequence ATGATAAAAAATAATATAGAAGACAATTTATCAAAATTATTTGATAAACTATTTATCAATTGCAAAGAGAGTATCTCAAATAATATTGCAATTATAAATGATGATAGAACAATTACCTATTCACAACTAGATGATATATTAAACCACGTAATAACTAATTTAAATAATTTGAAACTAGATTCAAATGATACAATAGCTTTAAGAATAAATAACCCTTTAATGTTATTTGTCTTTTATCTATCTTTACTAAAGATGAAAATATCTCATATTATAGTTAACCCAAATGTAACTTATGATTTACAAGAAAAAGAACTTAATATAATTAAAACATCAGTTATAATCCAAGATTTTATAGATGATAGAGATCTTACTAAAACAGTATTTATTAATGAACATTTAGGTTTTTCTATTTCTGAAAATGATTTTAAAGTTAAAAAAAATATTAAATCAGAATTAGATAAAAATATAGCTTTTATTTTTTATGGTTCAGGAACAACTAATAATCCAAAAAAAATACCAATAACTTGGTATTCATTCGCAGAACAAGTAAAAAGAGACTCAAGTTTTATTGATTTTAACAAAGGTGAAAAATATTACACTTGGACAGAGTTATACTATAATACCCCTAAAAGAAGACTATTTAGTATGCTCTTAGAAGGATTGACAATTTATATCCCAAGTAAAAAACCAGAGGATATTGTATCTTTTTGTTTAAAACATAATATAAATCATTTAGCTTTAACAACTTCTCAATCTAAAATCATGTTATCAAATATCTTGTCTTCAAATAAAGAAAGTTTTTTGAATAAATTTTCAACATTAAAGTCATTAGTAGTATCTAGTTCAATTATCAATGAAAACTTAAGAAAAAATATTCTTAAATACATTACTAAAAATCTTTATATAGGCTATGGCTGCAATGAAATAGGTGAAGTTACAATCTTAAAACCTAATGAAATAAATCAATATAAACATAGCGTTGGTAAACCATTAGAAGGTATTGAGTTGAAAGTTTTTGATGATAACTATAATATTATAGAACATGAAGAGGTAGGTAATATCGGTATAAAATCTAATCATATGATTAATGCTTACTATCAAAATGAATATGCAACTAGTATTTCATTTAAAAATGGTTTTTATTTTCCTTTTGACTTAGGTTTAAAAAAAGATGATTCAACATTAATATTTCATTCTAGAAAAGATGATTTAATAATATTCTCAGGTGTAAATATTTATCCAAAAGAAATAGAAGAAGTATTAGAGAAACATCCATCAGTATTAGAAGTATCAGTTTTTTCTCTAAAAAGTGAAGATGAAGAAGAGTATCCATTTGCAGCTGTTGTTTTAAAAACTCATAGTACAGAAGAAGATTTGATAAATTGGGCTAAAAAATATCTAGGATGGAAAGTTCCAATGAAAATATTCTTTTTTGATAAACTTCCTAAAAACACTTCAGGTAAAATATTAAAAAGAGAAATTATAAAAACAATCTTTTCATAA
- a CDS encoding AMP-binding protein has protein sequence MPINLVDIIKIQLNKKPNKTAVYYKSNSISYQQLYNDVSKLSFYLDSKGVIKGDIVFHSFNDEYLTILAMLSSAQMGLTFISLPKEFNNKQVEELVEQSNAKYFLTDSTLSTIDELELISIKYEDFINCKKISKDYSVEPSSIWQVIVGSGTTGKPKLFEVSQSLELKRIEISKESTSISESDIVASLIKMNFNSTKIRFLATLFVGGSYFIFEDEVFDFVNHCKKYKINVLHTSVYHIENILAKISDNNKEHLSFLKVLSLGGSSISEDLKKRIKKHLSKNLYITYGTNELGGISSAKPKAVYKTEKTVGSILNNVKVQIVDENNNKLPLNTIGHIRVKSFGMISSYLNDEVNTNKYFNDGWFYPGDIGMINESNELIHHGRSDRMMIVNGINIHPSLIENRLLEHELVNDAFCISLKDENLQDIPICGVEVSSPSKITTAELLNFCSSKLKFSSPYEIVFLSKIPRTDLGKINLNEIKEEIYKKLLRNTKKFTVKLEKIDITSFDLLDRWLRKVFDIETCHLNSENNIYSMCQRAILLIERFCHIVQIPVYDNSELCRIEEDENSYNIQLRLSYIDQIPLEHYINILNNSFKYLYQMLNIELTFENMDFIINRCAEELLKPILNTMPQGSYRVVFFKEVFRKNIPYLHLGSGIYQLGWGSKGKKFDRSSTSSDSAMGQNISANKVISANMLKTANLPAPIHGFANNHEQALSIASQISYPVVIKPIDMERGEGVSVNIYNKEQLFNAFNKAYSLSISKKVIVEKQVRGVCHRVFISNNKLLYAVKRLPIGVYADGVNSIETLIDMENEKESNRFFWEQKYSFFKDDYALSVLEQNGFNLNSIPKKGLFIALREIETTEDGGIDEDVTSIIHKDNIDIAIQAANLFELDVAGVDIITEDISKPWHKTETIINEVNYAPALGAGEISKNSLGKYLDNYISDEGRIPIEIFIGNDDNIYSNAKLKHEEYVKKGYNCYLVTQSITLNERNDEVYFYDNSFISRCNALLLNSKVDALIVIDSQNIFYSEYSPFDKIEKVNFV, from the coding sequence ATGCCCATTAACCTAGTAGATATTATAAAAATTCAACTAAATAAAAAACCTAATAAAACAGCAGTTTATTATAAGTCTAATTCTATAAGTTATCAACAATTATATAATGATGTTTCAAAGTTAAGTTTTTATCTTGATTCTAAAGGGGTAATAAAAGGTGATATAGTTTTTCACAGTTTTAATGATGAATATTTAACTATTCTAGCTATGTTGTCATCTGCACAAATGGGGCTTACTTTTATAAGTTTGCCTAAAGAATTTAATAATAAACAAGTAGAAGAATTAGTTGAACAAAGCAATGCAAAATATTTTTTAACAGATAGTACACTAAGTACGATTGATGAACTTGAATTAATAAGTATAAAATATGAAGATTTTATTAATTGCAAAAAAATATCAAAAGACTATTCAGTTGAGCCATCTTCAATTTGGCAAGTAATTGTTGGTTCAGGAACAACAGGAAAACCTAAACTTTTTGAGGTAAGTCAATCTTTAGAATTAAAAAGAATTGAAATTTCTAAAGAATCAACAAGCATATCTGAAAGCGATATAGTTGCATCTTTAATTAAAATGAATTTTAATAGTACAAAGATTAGATTTTTAGCTACTTTATTTGTAGGTGGAAGTTATTTTATATTTGAAGATGAAGTTTTTGATTTTGTAAATCATTGTAAAAAGTATAAAATAAACGTTCTTCACACAAGTGTATATCACATAGAAAATATCTTAGCAAAGATAAGTGATAATAATAAAGAACATCTATCTTTTTTAAAAGTGTTATCTTTAGGTGGCTCATCAATTAGTGAAGATTTGAAAAAGAGAATTAAAAAGCATTTAAGTAAAAATTTATATATAACTTATGGAACTAATGAGCTTGGTGGAATTAGCTCAGCAAAGCCTAAGGCAGTTTATAAAACTGAGAAAACTGTAGGATCTATTCTAAACAATGTAAAAGTTCAAATAGTTGATGAAAATAACAATAAATTACCTCTTAATACTATTGGACATATAAGAGTTAAAAGTTTTGGAATGATAAGTAGTTATTTAAATGATGAAGTTAATACTAATAAGTATTTTAATGATGGTTGGTTTTATCCTGGAGATATAGGAATGATTAATGAATCTAATGAACTTATTCATCATGGTCGATCTGATCGAATGATGATTGTAAATGGTATAAATATCCATCCTTCTTTAATAGAAAATAGACTTTTAGAACATGAATTAGTCAATGATGCTTTTTGTATTTCTTTAAAAGATGAAAACTTACAAGATATTCCTATTTGCGGTGTTGAAGTTAGTTCACCAAGTAAAATAACCACTGCTGAGCTATTAAACTTTTGTTCCAGTAAATTAAAATTTAGTTCTCCCTATGAAATAGTTTTTTTAAGTAAAATACCAAGAACTGATTTAGGAAAAATTAATTTAAATGAAATAAAAGAAGAAATATATAAAAAGCTATTAAGAAACACTAAAAAGTTTACTGTTAAACTTGAAAAAATAGATATAACTAGTTTTGATTTATTAGATAGGTGGCTTCGTAAAGTTTTTGATATTGAAACATGCCATCTAAATAGTGAGAATAATATATATTCTATGTGTCAAAGAGCGATTCTTTTGATTGAAAGATTTTGTCATATTGTACAAATACCTGTTTATGATAATTCGGAACTATGTAGAATTGAAGAAGATGAAAATAGTTATAATATTCAATTAAGATTAAGTTACATAGATCAAATACCATTAGAGCATTATATAAATATTTTAAATAATTCTTTTAAATATTTATACCAAATGTTAAATATTGAACTAACTTTTGAAAACATGGATTTTATTATAAATCGTTGTGCAGAGGAACTTTTAAAACCTATTTTAAACACTATGCCTCAAGGTAGTTATAGAGTTGTTTTTTTTAAAGAAGTATTTAGAAAAAATATACCATATCTTCATTTGGGAAGTGGGATTTACCAGCTTGGATGGGGAAGTAAAGGTAAAAAATTTGATAGAAGTAGTACCTCTTCTGATAGTGCTATGGGACAGAACATATCAGCAAATAAAGTAATTTCTGCAAATATGTTAAAAACGGCAAATCTTCCTGCTCCTATACATGGCTTTGCAAACAATCACGAACAGGCATTATCTATCGCAAGCCAAATATCTTATCCTGTAGTTATAAAGCCTATTGATATGGAAAGAGGTGAGGGCGTAAGTGTAAATATTTACAATAAAGAACAGCTTTTTAATGCTTTTAATAAAGCCTATTCATTATCAATTAGTAAAAAAGTTATTGTAGAGAAACAAGTAAGAGGAGTATGTCACAGGGTATTTATATCTAATAATAAACTTTTATATGCTGTGAAAAGATTACCAATAGGAGTTTATGCAGATGGTGTAAACAGTATAGAAACTTTGATAGATATGGAAAATGAAAAAGAAAGTAATAGGTTTTTTTGGGAACAAAAATATTCATTCTTTAAAGATGATTATGCTTTGAGTGTTTTAGAACAAAATGGATTTAATCTAAACTCCATACCTAAAAAAGGACTTTTTATTGCTTTGAGAGAAATAGAAACAACTGAAGATGGCGGTATTGATGAAGATGTAACAAGTATTATTCATAAAGATAATATTGATATTGCAATACAAGCTGCAAATTTATTTGAATTAGATGTAGCAGGTGTTGATATTATTACTGAGGATATTTCTAAACCTTGGCATAAAACTGAAACAATAATAAATGAAGTTAATTATGCACCAGCTTTAGGTGCAGGAGAAATATCAAAAAATAGTTTAGGAAAATATTTAGATAATTATATTAGTGATGAAGGTAGAATTCCAATAGAAATTTTTATAGGTAATGATGATAATATTTATTCTAATGCTAAACTTAAACATGAAGAGTATGTAAAAAAAGGCTACAACTGTTATTTAGTAACTCAATCAATAACTTTAAATGAACGAAATGATGAAGTTTATTTTTATGATAATAGTTTTATTTCAAGATGTAATGCTTTACTTTTAAATAGTAAAGTTGATGCATTAATAGTTATTGACTCGCAGAATATTTTTTATAGTGAGTATAGTCCTTTTGATAAAATAGAAAAAGTAAATTTTGTTTAA